Proteins encoded together in one Impatiens glandulifera chromosome 1, dImpGla2.1, whole genome shotgun sequence window:
- the LOC124918687 gene encoding uncharacterized oxidoreductase At4g09670-like has product MFIGVATRLLSMLMRVVERGEITWLRSAEIHTVCSRSQEKTTLFASDNGETYEAVLDDPDVDIAYILEACEENDFQFMDSTMWMHNPRTAKMREFHDDPLLFGQLKKL; this is encoded by the exons ATGTTCATCGGAGTCGCTACAAGGTTGCTGTCGATGCTGATGAGGGTCGTCGAAAGAGGGGAGATAACTTGGTTGAGATCCGCAGAAATCCACACCGTCTGCAGCCGATCTCAGGAGAAAACAACCTTATTCGCCTCCGATAATGGGGAAACTTACGAAGCCGTCCTGGATGATCCAGATGTCGACATCGCCTATATTCTAGAAGCCTGCGAAGAAAACGACTTTCAGTTCATGGATTCTACAATGTGGATGCATAATCCTCGCACTGCTAAGATGAGAGAATTCCACGATGATCCCCTGCTTTTTGGTCAGCTTAAGAAG CTTTGA